One stretch of Paroedura picta isolate Pp20150507F chromosome 13, Ppicta_v3.0, whole genome shotgun sequence DNA includes these proteins:
- the CIDEC gene encoding lipid transferase CIDEC gives MDYAKKSLGLLSPLSLSKCVSASASMTQQLLATPPPRARPYRVSNWDRSVRKGIMADSLEDLLEKVRSTLLMVGIISIVIDEDGTSVETEEYFQTLDEGTVLLALTKGQVWRPAKTPGYQLSLSHKPRHRIDVACVTFDLYKTNPQDFVGCLNVKATLYGAYSMSYDMRCYGAKRIMKEALRWALLTMQATGHVLLGTSCYVQQLLEASEEQKEEVSSALCSLWSPPTRKMLR, from the exons ATGGATTACGCCAAGAAGTCCCTGGGCCTGCTCTCCCCACTGTCCCTTTCTAA GTGTGTCTCCGCTAGTGCCTCCATGACCCAGCAGCTGctagccacccctcccccccgtgcCCGGCCTTACCGGGTGAGCAACTGGGACCGTAGCGTGCGCAAGGGTATCATGGCCGACAGCCTGGAGGACCTGCTTGAGAAA GTGCGCAGCACTTTGCTCATGGTAGGTATCATCTCAATTGTCATCGATGAGGACGGCACCAGCGTGGAGACGGAAGAGTACTTCCAGACGCTGGACGAGGGCACCGTGTTGCTAGCGCTAACCAAGGGTCAGGTCTGGCGCCCAGCCAAG ACCCCAGGCTACCAGCTGTCGCTATCCCACAAGCCCCGGCACAGGATCGATGTGGCGTGTGTCACCTTTGACCTCTACAAGACCAATCCCCAAGACTTCGTTGGCTGCTTGAATGTCAAAGCCACCCTCTATGGCGCCTACAGTATGTCCTACGATATGCGGTGCTACGGGGCCAAGCGGATAATGAA gGAAGCTCTGCGCTGGGCCCTCCTCACCATGCAAGCTACCGGCCATGTGCTGCTTGGCACTTCCTGCTACGTGCAGCAGTTGCTGGAAGCCAGCGAAGAGCAGAAAGAGGAAGTGTCATCAGCTCTGTGCAGCCTCTGGTCTCCTCCCACCAGGAAGATGCTGCGTTGA